In Marinobacter salinisoli, the DNA window GGGGCGGGGCCGGTATCTGTGCCTGTCGAGGCTTGAGAGCCGCTTGCAGGATGAAGGACATGGTGACAGCGACACCATGCCGCTGTTCCTGCTCGACGACCAACCGTCAGACGAAGTGGGGTCCAAGGCGTTTTTCGAACAGATGCTGGCCAGCTATGGCTCAAGGGAATGGGACGGTGACCGTGATCATTGGCCCGAACAGATTCCGGATGATGTCTGGCGGCAGGTAACGACGGATCACAGGCAATGCACCAATCGTCACTGCAGCTACTTTGACAGCTGCGCGTTTTTTGATGCCCGAAAGGGGCTCGATGAGGCGGACGTGGTTGTGGCCAACCACGACCTCGTACTGGCGGATCTCGCTCTGGGGGGTGGTGCCATTCTTCCGGAGCCTGAAAACGCATTGTATGTGTTCGACGAAGGCCACCACCTGCCTGACAAAGCGCTGAATCACTTCGCGGCGTCGGTCGGTTTGAATTCCGCAAAACAGTGGCTGAAGCAGTTGTCGCAGGCGCTATCTACCATGCAGCCCTACCTGCCGGCTGGCGCCCAGGCCACCAAAACCCTGGGCAAAATCAGCACTGCGTCGCGCGATCTGGATCTCGTGCTGGGCCGGGTTTATGAGCAGATGGAGCAGAACACCGCCTGGGATTTCAATGACGAACGCAAAACCGCCCAGTGGCGGTTCGCCCATGGCGAGTTGCCTGAATTGCTGGCGAACCTGGCGAAAGAAACGCGCATCGCATCCGCCACGCTATGTCGGCATTTGGGGTCTCTGGTGGATGATCTTCAGGGGGCCTTTGACGAGCGCAAGGAAAGTGATATCGATCGCGACACCGCTGAAGCGTGGTATCCGGTGATCGGGGCGTTCCACAGCCGGGCTGAGGATCAGCTGCGTCTCTGGGTGGCATGGTCTGATACTGCGGACCGACGCACGATGTCGGCCAACGCAGATGAGGATTCCGTCGACGGCGAGGCCGCAGCGCGAGGCAAGACGAGAACCAGCCCCGCGCCTGCGCGCTGGGCAGTTAAGCAGCGCTGGGACCACGCCGAAGACATCACTTTGTTCAGTTCTCCGGTACTGGCCGACAATCTGCTGTACACGCGCCTTTGGTCGCGCGCATATGGCGCGGTTCTGACCAGCGCGACCTTAACGGCTCTGGGGCGATTCGATCGGCTGAAGATTCGAGCAGGCCTGCCGGAGGACAGCCGCTTTCTGAACGTTCCCAGCTCGTTCCGGTACGCCGATATGGCGACGGTTGAGATTCCTGCCATGTCGTCCATGCCCACGGATGACAAGTTCACCGAGGAGCTGACGCAGCGACTGCCCGATCTGTGGGCGGGTGAAAAGGCAACCCTGGTGCTTTTTACGGCCCGCCGGCAAATGCAGCTGGTGCGGGATGCCCTCGAACCGGATTACCCGGGGCTGATCATTACTCAGGACGATAAGGCGAAAGGAGAGGTTCTGCGGGAGCATTGCGCCCGCGTGGATGCGGGCAAGCCGAGCGTTCTCTTCGGTGTTGCGAGTTTTGCCGAGGGTATCGATTTGCCCGGCAAGTACCTGCACCACGTGGTGATTACCCGATTGCCGTTCTCGGTACCGGACGATCCCATTGAAGCGAGCCTTGCGGAGTGGGTGACTCAGCGTGGTGGCAACCCGTTTATGGAAATCACCGTTCCGGAAGCCTCGATAAAGCTGGTTCAGGCCGTTGGCCGGTTGCTCCGGACCGAGCAGGATACCGGCCGGGTTACCATTCTGGACCGCCGGATCATCACGCGTCGTTACGGGCAACTCTTGCTGGATGCCCTGCCTCCGTTTCGCCGGATTATCGACTAGCGGCTATTGCTCATAAAAAAAGAGCCATCCCAATCGGGTGGCTCTTATCAAAGGGGGCTCATTGGAACCCTAGCGTCGAAATAAAAGGAAACAAGAAATCTGAAGGCCTGAAGTTTCAGAATTCTCTGGTGAGGCTTTACCCCACCGTTGGGAGAATCATAGGGCGTAACCGGGCGTAGATGGATCGTCCAAAGGGCGTAGTGGCATTCAAAAAAACACACCAAACGTGATGGGCTTCACAAAAGTCAGCTTTCCAGCAGGTCGAGTTCACGGGCTCTGGCCAGTGCCTCTGTCCGCCGCTTGACACCGAGTTTGCCGTAAAGGTTGCGGATATGTGCCTTAACGGTGGCTGGCGCAACGTTCATCTCCGTTGCGATCTCTTTATTGGCGTGTCCGGCATGAATCAACGCCAGGACCTGCTGCTCCCGCTGGCTCAGGGGTTCCAGCAGCGATGGCGACGGTGATTTTTTCTCCGCTTGCGTCGCCTTCTGTATTCGCGCTTCCGAGTGTGGATTGCTGATCGGGGCGCCAGACAGAATGTCACGCAGGCTGCGGTTCCATGAGCCGGGACCACGGACCTCCTCAAGCTCCAGCAATAAAGAGCGAATGCGGTCACTTTCCTCTGCAAACAGGCTCAGGAAACCGGCATCGGAAGCTTTTCGAACCGCCCGCAGCAGCATCTCTTTGGCTTCAGGTTGTCGATCCTGGTGATCGAGCGCCTCGGCATAAACCAGCAAAATCTCCACTTGGTGTCGTATGTGCGCATTTCTCTCTGCCGCAGGCATCAGAGAGGTGAGCACTGCTTGGGCCGCTTCCGAATCACCCTCTGCGATCTGAACGCGCGCCAGGCTGATCTGCATCTGTTCACGGTTCAGGGGATTGCTTAATTTCAGGTCGTCAGCATTGCCCAGACAGGCGCGGGCCTTTCCGGGCTGGCCCATGGCCAGATAACACCTGGCCAGGAGCGCTTCAATAGCCGGCGGCTCGAACACGATATGATCCCGGCGTTTACGCCCGACTTGCGCCGCATTCTTGAGAAATTCAGCCGCGTTCTCGAATCGACCCTCGCTGAACGCGAGATGGCCGCGCACATACTGGATAATCACGTGCTGACCTGGTTCGGTACCCTGATTGACATGGTCAATAAGTGGGGCGAGGTAGGTGGACGCCAGCTCAGGCCGATTTCTTTCCCGGTGTATCTCGGTGAGGGCGCTGTTTTGCCAGCAGGAAATCAGCAGCGGCTGGCTGGGGTCCGAATAATGTTTGTCGACCCATTGGCGCACGTCGGTGCAGGTGTCGAGCGCCATGTCGATATCGCCGCGGTCGTACTGAATCCAGGCCAGAAGGCCACCGCTTGACAGAACGGTACTCGGCTTGCGCTCCAATTGTCCGTAATGCACCGCAGAACGGAGGGCATCTTCTGCCTCTGCCAGCTCACCTTTGCCGTAATAATCCAGCCCAACCCCATAGTAAGTGACCGATTTCAGCGGGATTTGGGTGTGGTCGATATCCCTCAATACCTGCTGTGTCAGGTCACTTGCGCTTTTTTCATCACTGCGGGTGCGGGCCAGGTACGACCGAATCAGTGAGATTTCGCTTTGCAGACCCAGTGCTCCTTCGGCGTCGGGGTGCGAATCGGCCACTCGCTGGTCCAGAAGGTCTTCCAGTGATGTCAGCAAGGGATCAAGTGTGTCCACCCGGTTTGCAAAGAACAGGCCCCAGATCCGCAGCATCTGGATTTGCGGGCTGTCCTGGACCAGCGGTTGGGGCAGGGCATCCAGCCAATCGAGTACGAGGAGGTGGTAGCCGCCGTGAATCAGGTTGTTGCCGTGTTCCGCGAGCACCTTGGCGAGCCAGTGCCAATCTTCCAGCTGGCGTATTTGTGCGATGGCTTCGTGAATCTGACCATCATCCAGTAGCCAGTTAACGGCGCGCTGCTGGAGTTCTGTGGCTCTTCGTGGGTTGTCGTGTTGGGCTCTGTGCAGCAACGCATCACGAAACAGGTCGTGGTAACGAAACCATTCGTTCTGGGTGTCGAGTGGCAGTAAAAACAGATTTTGCTTGAGAAGCTGCTCCAACTTCTCCTGACTGTTGGTTTCGCCCCTGACCGCATCACACAAACTTGCGCAGAGTCGGGTACAGCACGCGGTGTCCAACAAAAACTGAACCGTTTCACCGGATTGGTATTGAAGGACTTCTGTCAGAACGTAATCGCTGATGTGCCGTTCATCAATATCCACTTGGGCCGCTTGGGCTGAGCGTTCCATGGTGGCGGGTATGGTGGTCCCCGGTTTTGTTCCGCCGCCGGAAAGTGCCGAAAGCTGCATAGCGGCAACCCAGCCTTCAGTTTTCCGGTAGATCGCCTCAGCGTCTCGGTCGGAAAGCTGAATGCCCATGGTGTCGAGGAAGAATTGACGGGATTCTTCTTCAGAAAACGCCAGGATGCCCGGGTGCACATCCTGGACCCAGCGCCTGACTCGCCAGCGGGCCAAAGGCAGTGCGGGTTCTGTGCGCGAGGCAATGGTGACCGTCACGCCAGCTGGAAGGTAATCGATGAAATAACTGAATTCGCGCAGGATTCCCGCATGGCCAATGAAGTGGAAATCATCCAGCACCAACAGCCAGGCGCTGTTATCGGCGGACAATGCGTTGAGCAGCGCGGTTACCGCCCCAGTCGAGGTGTCGCCGGTCTCATGGGTTAAGTGTTTGCGGCAATCTTCCAGTCCCGCCAGGCCTGCGTGCGCAAAGGCACCGACCACATACTGCCAGAAGCGTCGGGGCTCATCATCATGCTCATCCAGCGATAGCCACGCGGATGGTGAGCGGGTTTGGGAACACCACTGAGCCGCGAGTGTCGTCTTGCCAAAGCCTGCGGGGGCAACCACCAGATTCAGTCGTTTCGGCGGCTCCGGTTCCAGCATGGCGTTGAGCCTGTCCCGTCGGACGGCCCGGGCATCTGCTGAAGGTCGAAGGAATTTGGTGGTGAGAAGCATACTTACCTGATTCGCAAACGATTGATAGGGAATTGTGTGC includes these proteins:
- a CDS encoding LuxR C-terminal-related transcriptional regulator yields the protein MLLTTKFLRPSADARAVRRDRLNAMLEPEPPKRLNLVVAPAGFGKTTLAAQWCSQTRSPSAWLSLDEHDDEPRRFWQYVVGAFAHAGLAGLEDCRKHLTHETGDTSTGAVTALLNALSADNSAWLLVLDDFHFIGHAGILREFSYFIDYLPAGVTVTIASRTEPALPLARWRVRRWVQDVHPGILAFSEEESRQFFLDTMGIQLSDRDAEAIYRKTEGWVAAMQLSALSGGGTKPGTTIPATMERSAQAAQVDIDERHISDYVLTEVLQYQSGETVQFLLDTACCTRLCASLCDAVRGETNSQEKLEQLLKQNLFLLPLDTQNEWFRYHDLFRDALLHRAQHDNPRRATELQQRAVNWLLDDGQIHEAIAQIRQLEDWHWLAKVLAEHGNNLIHGGYHLLVLDWLDALPQPLVQDSPQIQMLRIWGLFFANRVDTLDPLLTSLEDLLDQRVADSHPDAEGALGLQSEISLIRSYLARTRSDEKSASDLTQQVLRDIDHTQIPLKSVTYYGVGLDYYGKGELAEAEDALRSAVHYGQLERKPSTVLSSGGLLAWIQYDRGDIDMALDTCTDVRQWVDKHYSDPSQPLLISCWQNSALTEIHRERNRPELASTYLAPLIDHVNQGTEPGQHVIIQYVRGHLAFSEGRFENAAEFLKNAAQVGRKRRDHIVFEPPAIEALLARCYLAMGQPGKARACLGNADDLKLSNPLNREQMQISLARVQIAEGDSEAAQAVLTSLMPAAERNAHIRHQVEILLVYAEALDHQDRQPEAKEMLLRAVRKASDAGFLSLFAEESDRIRSLLLELEEVRGPGSWNRSLRDILSGAPISNPHSEARIQKATQAEKKSPSPSLLEPLSQREQQVLALIHAGHANKEIATEMNVAPATVKAHIRNLYGKLGVKRRTEALARARELDLLES
- the dinG gene encoding ATP-dependent DNA helicase DinG is translated as MALTDATKQEIQQGYRDLLSGKDIRARYGQRLMIAEIARYMGAITDNDGQRTSPPSACVVEAGTGTGKTLAYLIAAVPVAKALGKTLVISTATVALQDQIVLKDLPDLKKHTNLQFSWTLAKGRGRYLCLSRLESRLQDEGHGDSDTMPLFLLDDQPSDEVGSKAFFEQMLASYGSREWDGDRDHWPEQIPDDVWRQVTTDHRQCTNRHCSYFDSCAFFDARKGLDEADVVVANHDLVLADLALGGGAILPEPENALYVFDEGHHLPDKALNHFAASVGLNSAKQWLKQLSQALSTMQPYLPAGAQATKTLGKISTASRDLDLVLGRVYEQMEQNTAWDFNDERKTAQWRFAHGELPELLANLAKETRIASATLCRHLGSLVDDLQGAFDERKESDIDRDTAEAWYPVIGAFHSRAEDQLRLWVAWSDTADRRTMSANADEDSVDGEAAARGKTRTSPAPARWAVKQRWDHAEDITLFSSPVLADNLLYTRLWSRAYGAVLTSATLTALGRFDRLKIRAGLPEDSRFLNVPSSFRYADMATVEIPAMSSMPTDDKFTEELTQRLPDLWAGEKATLVLFTARRQMQLVRDALEPDYPGLIITQDDKAKGEVLREHCARVDAGKPSVLFGVASFAEGIDLPGKYLHHVVITRLPFSVPDDPIEASLAEWVTQRGGNPFMEITVPEASIKLVQAVGRLLRTEQDTGRVTILDRRIITRRYGQLLLDALPPFRRIID